The following proteins are co-located in the Mesorhizobium sp. M1E.F.Ca.ET.045.02.1.1 genome:
- a CDS encoding cellulase family glycosylhydrolase, whose amino-acid sequence MTSPLKVSRRHALALAAGAVLATCPLPRSAALATTDARVPSRGFNLPGWLDRDGGLAPSTATLEKLRQAGFETIRLPVNGDLVSSGDPATLRRIQNGIRDLVGLGFSVLLDMHPSGELVAAFRSDPDAAGGRVLQAWTALRVVVADLPAESVYPELLNEPPMERSAWLALRERIAATLRASCPLHTLVWGPARFQGIWEIADTPPLADDNQIAAVHYYAPMAFTHQCENWDASPLARIANLPFPASSEMTAVRQLLSKLRSAGDEEATNLVEDELSSPWTEARIAADFVDLARWSANHDCPVMLNEFGVLNFCVDPESRASWVRTVRMAAEANHVAWTYWELDQGFGFIRDRRSIEGFDRSMIAALLGG is encoded by the coding sequence ATGACATCGCCGCTCAAGGTGTCACGCCGACATGCGCTGGCTCTTGCCGCCGGAGCCGTTCTCGCCACCTGCCCTCTGCCACGGTCAGCCGCGCTGGCGACCACCGATGCCCGCGTCCCGTCGCGCGGCTTCAACCTTCCCGGATGGCTCGACCGTGATGGTGGACTTGCCCCCTCCACGGCCACGCTTGAAAAGCTGCGCCAGGCGGGGTTCGAAACGATCCGGCTGCCGGTAAACGGCGATCTCGTCTCCAGCGGCGACCCGGCAACGCTTCGCCGCATCCAGAACGGGATCAGGGACCTTGTCGGGCTCGGCTTTTCCGTTCTCCTCGACATGCATCCCTCGGGCGAACTGGTGGCAGCCTTCCGGAGCGATCCCGACGCCGCGGGCGGACGCGTGCTTCAGGCTTGGACGGCGCTGCGTGTCGTCGTCGCCGATCTGCCGGCGGAATCGGTCTATCCGGAGCTGCTCAACGAGCCACCCATGGAACGGAGCGCATGGCTGGCGCTGCGCGAACGGATCGCCGCGACACTGCGAGCAAGCTGTCCGCTGCACACACTGGTCTGGGGACCGGCACGGTTTCAGGGTATCTGGGAAATCGCCGACACGCCGCCGCTCGCCGACGACAACCAGATTGCCGCCGTCCACTATTACGCGCCTATGGCCTTCACCCATCAGTGCGAGAACTGGGATGCGTCGCCGCTCGCCCGCATCGCAAACCTGCCCTTTCCCGCGAGCAGCGAAATGACGGCGGTCCGCCAGCTTCTCTCCAAGCTTCGATCGGCCGGCGATGAAGAGGCCACCAACCTCGTTGAAGACGAACTGTCGTCGCCATGGACAGAGGCGCGGATCGCCGCGGATTTTGTCGATCTGGCGCGCTGGTCCGCGAACCACGATTGCCCGGTCATGCTGAACGAATTCGGTGTGCTCAATTTCTGTGTGGATCCCGAAAGCCGCGCGTCCTGGGTGCGCACCGTGCGCATGGCGGCGGAGGCGAACCATGTGGCATGGACTTATTGGGAGCTCGATCAGGGTTTCGGCTTCATCAGGGACAGGCGGAGTATCGAAGGATTCGACCGCTCGATGATCGCCGCGCTCCTTGGAGGTTAA
- a CDS encoding GumC family protein — MKPARIDERTLPPLFDIGAVWAILWARRLMVLAIAGAALLLALSYLAVTKPSYTATASILIDPRDTRATNFNNVLPGIGSDSAAIASQVFVIQSPDLLGAVFKNQKLGSDPEFAGVGPVSRLLSLFGAGANSAQDAAFKRFQSKVSVEREGLTYVINVSFTSPSPEKAARIANAIVDQYRAGLVGERETANSDVNTLLTDRISGLQKDVSDAERAVEDFKTKHNIVNSTDGGTLQSQLDQLTAQMIAAQGDADQAKDRYNQALAAGNSPAGLAKLADILTSTSAIKLRDDYNQRATELASLQTMYGPRHPTIGRLQSELERLKRLMAAEADRIRQQLKANYDLAVQNVGKLQDKLEALRQQSTNSNIAQVQLRQLESKAQAARAVLDDYLKRAQETSQMQGVQTSEARKIGVASPPVQPTWPKPVLLLLVSAVLGLLAGCGLALALGPIPQPEEHPQAPKHVAPEPAVDSKDNAPASPRPLPMPANFGEYRLPGVAGGTAYSNIKAIRKQLFQTGNETLSLDVLKIMRQMVLHLNDHGKPFVILVSSIRSSFEARIAGAMLGIGMQRADQNVLVVEIGDHLSSSTTEGAGLFIDGATGLQTVVCGSVAGKGPGVADRNTFRGILAEAGSAFDFVLVIAPSFNENGWNPELFAKADLALLALGPSEQASDAAKLLAQQFGAGQIGRSATLVVAPDGVRPVGAVDGPRAVDEQRRSSAARG, encoded by the coding sequence ATGAAGCCAGCCAGGATCGACGAGCGCACTCTTCCGCCGCTGTTCGACATAGGTGCCGTGTGGGCCATTCTTTGGGCGCGGCGCTTGATGGTGCTTGCCATCGCCGGCGCGGCATTGCTGCTCGCGCTTTCCTATCTTGCGGTGACGAAACCAAGCTATACCGCGACGGCCTCGATACTGATCGACCCCCGCGACACACGCGCGACCAATTTCAACAACGTGCTTCCGGGGATCGGGTCCGACAGCGCCGCCATCGCCAGCCAGGTCTTCGTCATTCAATCGCCGGACCTGCTGGGCGCGGTTTTCAAGAACCAGAAGCTCGGCAGCGACCCGGAGTTCGCCGGCGTCGGCCCGGTGTCGCGTCTGCTGTCGCTGTTCGGAGCCGGCGCGAACTCGGCGCAGGATGCCGCCTTCAAGCGCTTCCAGAGCAAGGTTTCGGTGGAGCGCGAGGGACTTACCTACGTCATCAATGTCAGCTTCACATCGCCGTCGCCGGAGAAGGCCGCGCGCATCGCCAACGCCATCGTCGATCAGTACCGGGCGGGCCTCGTCGGAGAACGCGAGACCGCCAACAGCGACGTGAACACCTTGCTGACGGACAGGATCTCGGGCCTGCAGAAGGATGTCAGCGACGCCGAGCGGGCGGTCGAGGATTTCAAGACGAAACACAACATCGTCAATTCGACGGATGGCGGCACGCTGCAGTCGCAGCTCGATCAGCTCACGGCGCAGATGATAGCCGCCCAGGGCGACGCCGATCAGGCCAAGGACCGATACAACCAGGCGCTGGCGGCTGGCAATTCGCCGGCCGGGCTCGCCAAGCTTGCGGACATTCTTACCTCGACCTCCGCCATCAAATTGCGCGACGACTACAACCAGCGCGCCACCGAGCTTGCCAGCCTGCAAACCATGTACGGGCCGCGTCACCCGACCATCGGACGGCTTCAGTCCGAACTGGAGCGGTTGAAGCGGCTCATGGCCGCCGAGGCCGACCGGATAAGGCAGCAGCTGAAGGCCAACTATGATCTTGCCGTGCAGAATGTCGGCAAGCTGCAGGACAAGCTCGAAGCCCTGCGTCAGCAGTCCACGAACTCGAACATCGCGCAGGTGCAGTTGCGGCAACTGGAATCCAAGGCGCAGGCCGCGCGCGCCGTGCTCGACGACTACCTCAAGCGCGCCCAGGAAACCTCCCAGATGCAGGGCGTGCAGACCTCCGAGGCGCGCAAGATCGGCGTCGCCTCGCCGCCTGTACAGCCGACATGGCCGAAGCCGGTCCTGCTTCTCCTGGTGAGCGCCGTTCTGGGGCTTCTCGCCGGATGCGGCCTCGCGCTGGCGCTTGGTCCGATCCCGCAGCCGGAAGAGCATCCGCAGGCGCCGAAGCATGTCGCGCCGGAGCCGGCCGTGGACAGCAAGGACAACGCGCCCGCCAGCCCCCGGCCGTTGCCGATGCCGGCCAATTTCGGCGAATACCGTCTGCCTGGCGTTGCCGGCGGGACCGCCTATTCCAACATCAAGGCGATCAGGAAGCAGCTTTTCCAGACCGGAAACGAAACGCTTTCGCTAGACGTCCTGAAGATCATGCGGCAGATGGTCCTGCACCTCAACGACCATGGCAAACCCTTTGTCATCCTCGTATCTTCGATCCGCAGCAGCTTCGAGGCGAGGATCGCGGGCGCGATGCTGGGCATCGGCATGCAACGGGCCGATCAGAATGTGCTGGTGGTGGAGATTGGCGATCATCTGTCCAGCTCGACGACGGAAGGAGCCGGATTGTTCATCGACGGCGCGACCGGTCTGCAGACGGTAGTGTGCGGCTCCGTGGCGGGGAAAGGCCCTGGCGTTGCGGATCGCAACACGTTCCGCGGCATTCTGGCCGAGGCCGGGAGCGCATTCGATTTCGTGCTCGTGATCGCGCCTTCGTTCAACGAGAACGGCTGGAATCCTGAACTCTTCGCCAAAGCCGATCTTGCCCTTCTTGCGCTCGGTCCGTCCGAGCAGGCTTCGGACGCCGCCAAGCTGCTTGCGCAGCAATTCGGCGCCGGCCAGATCGGCCGCAGCGCCACTCTCGTCGTCGCGCCGGACGGCGTCCGGCCGGTCGGAGCGGTCGACGGTCCGCGAGCGGTGGACGAACAGCGCCGCAGCTCTGCTGCCCGGGGATAA